One genomic region from Danio aesculapii chromosome 24, fDanAes4.1, whole genome shotgun sequence encodes:
- the apoob gene encoding apolipoprotein O, b, producing MSNLGKMAKVVMPMAVPGALGLMSATVFAASNAKENRAILMTDELSLYDTPEPRLRYKEPDIGPVEQGVASLRKTVEPYFSWCQERKQFAVDKVQSYYKTVEPGVDSTQNIIQDILTFLKDPPSEFYPSVGVIGFSGILGLFFAKGSTVKRLIFPTGLMTLCASVFYPQHAASAARTTKDCMYSWGSEGRAVVEELLRGKSASKDKTEKTQKSDSQKSS from the exons ATGTCAAATCTTGGAAAAATGGCAAAg GTGGTTATGCCCATGGCAGTGCCCGGAGCACTTGGCTTGATGTCTGCCACTGTTTTTGCTGCAAGCAATGCCAAAGAAAACAGAGCCATCTTGATGACTGATGAG CTCTCGCTGTATGACACACCTGAGCCTCGGCTGAGGTACAAGGAGCCTGATATTGGCCCTGTTGAGCAGGGTGTGGCATCTCTAAGAAAGACTGTCGAACCTTATTTTTCATGGTGTCAG GAAAGGAAACAGTTTGCTGTGGATAAAGTACAG tCTTACTATAAGACAGTTGAGCCTGGTGTGGATTCCACTCAAAATATCATACAGG ATATACTTACATTTTTGAAAGACCCTCCATCTGAGTTCTACCCCAGCGTAGGCGTTATTGGGTTCTCCGGAATTCTGGGCCTTTTTTTCGCAAAAG GCAGCACAGTCAAAAGGCTGATATTTCCCACTGGGCTGATGACTCTGTGTGCCTCTGTGTTTTATCCACAACACGCCGCCTCTGCTGCCAGG ACCACAAAGGACTGCATGTACTCGTGGGGTTCGGAGGGGCGAGCTGTTGTGGAGGAGCTGCTGAGAGGAAAATCAGCATCCAAGGACAAA ACTGAGAAGACACAGAAATCAGACAGCCAAAAATCAAGTTGA
- the si:ch211-161h7.4 gene encoding uncharacterized protein si:ch211-161h7.4 isoform X1, which yields MSQVKAKKKLHYYQGHEIATSDYKVNEVLSLRDIDKLFDEIDADSHLGLPLLSPLPKNTVNGEKKSESSSSSEMLNAFQSSKQIEVEHKEVSIQENGIEEDELMDKEESPFKGIAPIKTSSPIVMETNRDKTVDGVRPVADPLFFGVEDEEPVGGDISEASCTQQSEAVKESLNIDSGSLASPPEKLEFRKTTNPNADALSSMKFAENTKAPVQATQSSPSEMMDEDPSQISPVLVEECEDKLEAEQYQNQVAEDSVRGLSFQHKLKKALMPKSPCSRKQAGVSAALPPADLEEDFMILDDEAPVLFIIPRKADASKNKRPVPADTTKENAELPSADQPPQSEAHPASRHGTDTKKKQVQVDSAKQNLKGKRGKASKKAAKDSVSDVVVEDGANTVTEALEERVCDQASTQNVQEHKAVPAGKRRRNSKPPEPAELTENGETETHGSKEIPESRTTKKSTKSSNQGRQGSKAKKKSNKVNVADLHTANSVKSSKNRKNSKKENSVSKTKKQSSKQQIELVHPSCEEQEHEPSPAISEQEEEQRTVLNKQSPVKKQKSKETKTVEPKPKDPPPILSDISSDSPLCVKRKRNPPGQWWLTSLNESTTDLQPKHVMCTTQRPKANTKTATKKTPAVDSDETPSLRPAQEIKKKQKSRNVSDSSKKVIAGANGCDAGAGKKTPKKKGGQRKQKPTAAPLTTSGQEEGSGLNDNAVEISPEWCSPRRQHSVLAGGKRVFDSVYSRDTGSAKKRLSSSFRRPEVSEPDNIPQKRQRKAPSNWWETPQSQETANELPPPCSPPPQKSQHSPNKVSNTPKKKGNLAKSQKTKNHAKNIKRKIVNTPKSIKRSLASMNAIFASAKNENIVKSGQRRRKLGRRNLLHSLEDQSDHSSETMAHTDDQMQGMSHMSLGFTSGVTVEPSANRNKTTVRVSSGCNRLSDVDIDFRSGPSSMLELQQHDEDDDDIDLPSSRMTHVRQTARVLARCDVCGPPLQPVVLEDEDWNNLHAWFAHLWPPASKNGQVISPDDFHWHSHGGRAMGHMVDLQSRSFSHGKILLGSFMKKPPQVDLDTISVFSVISSCVRVDIEGVKSVFNSGQVFMIPSGQMYCIHNLCQEPAVLIYHRTQSDDT from the exons ATGTCGCAG GTCAAAGCAAAAAAGAAACTGCATTATTACCAAGGACATGAAAT AGCCACGTCTGATTACAAGGTGAACGAGGTCCTTAGCCTGCGTGACATTGACAAGCTCTTTGATGAAATTG ATGCTGACTCTCATTTGGGATTGCCTCTGCTTTCGCCCTTGCCCAAAAACACTGTAAATGGTGAAAAGAAAAGTGAAAGTTCATCTAGTTCTGAAATGCTGAATGCATTTCAATCATCTAAACAGATTGAAGTGGAACACAAAGAAGTCTCGATCCAAGAAAATGGCATTGAAGAGGATGAACTAATGGATAAAG AAGAGAGCCCATTTAAAGGAATCGCTCCCATAAAGACATCCAGCCCTATTGTTATGGAAACAAATCGGGATAAAACAGTTGATGGAGTGAGGCCTGTGGCTGATCCGCTTTTCTTTGGAGTTGAGGATGAGGAACCCGTTGGTGGAGACATAAGTGAGGCATCCTGCACACAGCAGTCAGAAGCTGTGAAGGAATCGCTCAATAT TGATAGTGGGTCTCTGGCTTCACCACCGGAAAAGCTTGAGTTTAGGAAAACTACTAATCCAAATGCTGACGCATTATCAAG catgaaGTTTGCAGAAAACACTAAAGCACCAGTGCAAGCCACCCAGTCTTCACCTTCAGAAATGAT GGATGAAGATCCAAGTCAGATTTCTCCTGTTTTGGTTGAGGAGTGTGAAGATAAACTTGAGGCTGAGCAATACCAGAACCAGGTGGCGGAGGATTCAGTCAGAGGACTGTCTTTCCAACACAAGCTTAAAAAGGCTTTGATGCCTAAATCCCCATG TTCCAGGAAACAAGCAGGCGTTTCAGCAGCTCTTCCACCTGCAGATTTAGAGGAGGACTTCATGATCCTGGATGATGAGGCTCCTGTACTTTTTATCATTCCTCGCAAGGCAGATGCTAGCAAGAATAAAAGACCTGTCCCAGCAGACACTACGAAGGAGAATGCTGAGCTACCATCAGCAGATCAGCCCCCACAGAGTGAAGCTCATCCTGCCAGTCGGCATGGGACGGacactaaaaaaaaacaagtgcaaGTTGACTCTGCTAAACAAAATCTGAAAGGAAAACGTGGAAAGGCTTCAAAAAAGGCTGCCAAAGACTCAGTGTCTGATGTGGTTGTAGAAGATGGAGCAAATACTGTTACTGAAGCACTGGAGGAAAGGGTCTGTGATCAGGCCTCAACTCAAAATGTACAGGAACACAAAGCAGTGCCAGCAG GAAAGAGACGTAGAAATAGCAAGCCACCTGAGCCTGCTGAACTTACTGAAAATGGTGAAACCGAAACTCATGGCAGCAAAGAAATCCCAGAGTCTAGAACTACAAAGAAATCCACAAAATCATCTAACCAAGGGAGACAAGGGTCAAAAGCAAAGAAGAAATCCAATAAAGTCAATGTAGCAGATCTTCACACTGCAAACTCAGTGAAATCCAGTAAAAATCGCAAGAACAGCAAAAAGGAGAACAGTGTCtcaaagacaaagaaacaaagttCTAAACAACAAATAGAGTTGGTGCATCCTTCCTGTGAGGAGCAAGAGCATGAACCTTCACCTGCTATCAGCGAGCAAGAGGAAGAACAAAGAACAG TTCTGAATAAACAATCTCCAGTCAAAAAgcagaagagcaaagaaacaaaaacagtggAACCAAAACCAAAGGATCCACCACCAATTTTATCAGACATTTCTTCTGACAGTCCTTTGTGTGTAAAGAGGAAGAGGAATCCTCCAGGACAATGGTGGCTCACCAGCCTAAATGAAAGTACCACAGATCTTCAGCCAAAGCATGTGATGTGTACAACACAAAGACCAAAAGCcaacacaaaaacagcaacaaaaaaaacaccTGCTGTTGATTCAGATGAAACACCGTCTCTCAGGCCTGCCCAGGAGattaaaaagaaacagaagaGTCGCAATGTGTCGGACAGTAGTAAAAAGGTGATAGCAGGTGCCAATGGATGTGATGCTGGAGCTGGGAAAAAGACGCCCAAGAAAAAAGGTGGTCAGAGGAAACAAAAACCAACAGCCGCTCCACTGACAACCTCAGGTCAGGAAGAGGGATCTGGTCTGAATGATAATGCTGTGGAAATTAGTCCAGAATGGTGTAGTCCTCGCAGGCAACACAGCGTCCTAGCAG GTGGGAAGAGAGTGTTTGACTCAGTCTACTCGCGAGACACTGGATCTGCAAAGAAACGGCTTTCATCATCTTTTAGAAGGCCAGAGGTTTCTGAACCAGACAATATTCcacaaaaaagacaaagaaaagctCCTTCCAATTGGTGGGAGACGCCACAGTCTCAGGAAACAGCCAATGAGCTTCCACCACCATGCAGTCCTCCTCCACAAAAGTCCCAACACAGTCCAAATAAAGTATCAAACACTCCTAAAAAGAAAGGAAATTTAGCAAAATCACAAAAAACAAAGAATCATGCCAAGAACATAAAACGAAAGATCGTCAACACACCAAAATCAATCAAACGGTCTTTAGCCTCAATGAATGCCATTTTTGCTTCtgcaaaaaatgaaaacattgtcAAAAGTGGACAAAGACGCAGAAAGCTGGGCCGCAGAAACCTCCTTCACTCTCTTGAGGACCAGTCGGATCACTCGAGTGAGACTATGGCCCACACTGATGATCAGATGCAGGGAATGAGCCACATGTCCTTGGGCTTCACCAGTGGTGTTACTGTGGAGCCATCagcaaacagaaataaaaccaCTGTCCGAGTTTCCAGTGGTTGTAACCGATTATCTGATGT tgACATAGATTTCAGAAGTGGGCCATCTTCAATGCTTGAGCTTCAGCAacatgatgaggatgatgatgatattg ATTTGCCATCATCTAGAATGACTCATGTGCGACAGACTGCACGGGTGTTGGCACGCTGTGATGTCTGTGGCCCTCCATTGCAGCCTGTTGTGCTAGAAGATGAGGACTGGAACAACCTACACGCGTGGTTCGCTCACCTGTGGCCCCCAGCATCTAAAA ATGGACAAGTTATTAGTCCTGATGACTTCCACTGGCACTCCCATGGAGGCAGAGCAATGGGTCACATGGTTGACCTCCAGAGCCGGTCTTTCTCTCACGGAAAGATTCTGTTGGGGTCTTTCATGAAGAAACCTCCGCAGGTGGACCTTGATACGATTTCG GTGTTCAGCGTTATCTCAAGTTGTGTGCGTGTTGATATTGAAGGTGTGAAGTCAGTCTTCAATTCTGGACAGGTGTTTATGATACCCTCTG gacAAATGTATTGCATCCACAACCTCTGTCAGGAACCAGCAGTGCTGATTTACCACAGGACACAGTCTGATGATACATAG
- the si:ch211-161h7.4 gene encoding uncharacterized protein si:ch211-161h7.4 isoform X2 has protein sequence MSQVKAKKKLHYYQGHEIATSDYKVNEVLSLRDIDKLFDEIDADSHLGLPLLSPLPKNTVNGEKKSESSSSSEMLNAFQSSKQIEVEHKEVSIQENGIEEDELMDKESPFKGIAPIKTSSPIVMETNRDKTVDGVRPVADPLFFGVEDEEPVGGDISEASCTQQSEAVKESLNIDSGSLASPPEKLEFRKTTNPNADALSSMKFAENTKAPVQATQSSPSEMMDEDPSQISPVLVEECEDKLEAEQYQNQVAEDSVRGLSFQHKLKKALMPKSPCSRKQAGVSAALPPADLEEDFMILDDEAPVLFIIPRKADASKNKRPVPADTTKENAELPSADQPPQSEAHPASRHGTDTKKKQVQVDSAKQNLKGKRGKASKKAAKDSVSDVVVEDGANTVTEALEERVCDQASTQNVQEHKAVPAGKRRRNSKPPEPAELTENGETETHGSKEIPESRTTKKSTKSSNQGRQGSKAKKKSNKVNVADLHTANSVKSSKNRKNSKKENSVSKTKKQSSKQQIELVHPSCEEQEHEPSPAISEQEEEQRTVLNKQSPVKKQKSKETKTVEPKPKDPPPILSDISSDSPLCVKRKRNPPGQWWLTSLNESTTDLQPKHVMCTTQRPKANTKTATKKTPAVDSDETPSLRPAQEIKKKQKSRNVSDSSKKVIAGANGCDAGAGKKTPKKKGGQRKQKPTAAPLTTSGQEEGSGLNDNAVEISPEWCSPRRQHSVLAGGKRVFDSVYSRDTGSAKKRLSSSFRRPEVSEPDNIPQKRQRKAPSNWWETPQSQETANELPPPCSPPPQKSQHSPNKVSNTPKKKGNLAKSQKTKNHAKNIKRKIVNTPKSIKRSLASMNAIFASAKNENIVKSGQRRRKLGRRNLLHSLEDQSDHSSETMAHTDDQMQGMSHMSLGFTSGVTVEPSANRNKTTVRVSSGCNRLSDVDIDFRSGPSSMLELQQHDEDDDDIDLPSSRMTHVRQTARVLARCDVCGPPLQPVVLEDEDWNNLHAWFAHLWPPASKNGQVISPDDFHWHSHGGRAMGHMVDLQSRSFSHGKILLGSFMKKPPQVDLDTISVFSVISSCVRVDIEGVKSVFNSGQVFMIPSGQMYCIHNLCQEPAVLIYHRTQSDDT, from the exons ATGTCGCAG GTCAAAGCAAAAAAGAAACTGCATTATTACCAAGGACATGAAAT AGCCACGTCTGATTACAAGGTGAACGAGGTCCTTAGCCTGCGTGACATTGACAAGCTCTTTGATGAAATTG ATGCTGACTCTCATTTGGGATTGCCTCTGCTTTCGCCCTTGCCCAAAAACACTGTAAATGGTGAAAAGAAAAGTGAAAGTTCATCTAGTTCTGAAATGCTGAATGCATTTCAATCATCTAAACAGATTGAAGTGGAACACAAAGAAGTCTCGATCCAAGAAAATGGCATTGAAGAGGATGAACTAATGGATAAAG AGAGCCCATTTAAAGGAATCGCTCCCATAAAGACATCCAGCCCTATTGTTATGGAAACAAATCGGGATAAAACAGTTGATGGAGTGAGGCCTGTGGCTGATCCGCTTTTCTTTGGAGTTGAGGATGAGGAACCCGTTGGTGGAGACATAAGTGAGGCATCCTGCACACAGCAGTCAGAAGCTGTGAAGGAATCGCTCAATAT TGATAGTGGGTCTCTGGCTTCACCACCGGAAAAGCTTGAGTTTAGGAAAACTACTAATCCAAATGCTGACGCATTATCAAG catgaaGTTTGCAGAAAACACTAAAGCACCAGTGCAAGCCACCCAGTCTTCACCTTCAGAAATGAT GGATGAAGATCCAAGTCAGATTTCTCCTGTTTTGGTTGAGGAGTGTGAAGATAAACTTGAGGCTGAGCAATACCAGAACCAGGTGGCGGAGGATTCAGTCAGAGGACTGTCTTTCCAACACAAGCTTAAAAAGGCTTTGATGCCTAAATCCCCATG TTCCAGGAAACAAGCAGGCGTTTCAGCAGCTCTTCCACCTGCAGATTTAGAGGAGGACTTCATGATCCTGGATGATGAGGCTCCTGTACTTTTTATCATTCCTCGCAAGGCAGATGCTAGCAAGAATAAAAGACCTGTCCCAGCAGACACTACGAAGGAGAATGCTGAGCTACCATCAGCAGATCAGCCCCCACAGAGTGAAGCTCATCCTGCCAGTCGGCATGGGACGGacactaaaaaaaaacaagtgcaaGTTGACTCTGCTAAACAAAATCTGAAAGGAAAACGTGGAAAGGCTTCAAAAAAGGCTGCCAAAGACTCAGTGTCTGATGTGGTTGTAGAAGATGGAGCAAATACTGTTACTGAAGCACTGGAGGAAAGGGTCTGTGATCAGGCCTCAACTCAAAATGTACAGGAACACAAAGCAGTGCCAGCAG GAAAGAGACGTAGAAATAGCAAGCCACCTGAGCCTGCTGAACTTACTGAAAATGGTGAAACCGAAACTCATGGCAGCAAAGAAATCCCAGAGTCTAGAACTACAAAGAAATCCACAAAATCATCTAACCAAGGGAGACAAGGGTCAAAAGCAAAGAAGAAATCCAATAAAGTCAATGTAGCAGATCTTCACACTGCAAACTCAGTGAAATCCAGTAAAAATCGCAAGAACAGCAAAAAGGAGAACAGTGTCtcaaagacaaagaaacaaagttCTAAACAACAAATAGAGTTGGTGCATCCTTCCTGTGAGGAGCAAGAGCATGAACCTTCACCTGCTATCAGCGAGCAAGAGGAAGAACAAAGAACAG TTCTGAATAAACAATCTCCAGTCAAAAAgcagaagagcaaagaaacaaaaacagtggAACCAAAACCAAAGGATCCACCACCAATTTTATCAGACATTTCTTCTGACAGTCCTTTGTGTGTAAAGAGGAAGAGGAATCCTCCAGGACAATGGTGGCTCACCAGCCTAAATGAAAGTACCACAGATCTTCAGCCAAAGCATGTGATGTGTACAACACAAAGACCAAAAGCcaacacaaaaacagcaacaaaaaaaacaccTGCTGTTGATTCAGATGAAACACCGTCTCTCAGGCCTGCCCAGGAGattaaaaagaaacagaagaGTCGCAATGTGTCGGACAGTAGTAAAAAGGTGATAGCAGGTGCCAATGGATGTGATGCTGGAGCTGGGAAAAAGACGCCCAAGAAAAAAGGTGGTCAGAGGAAACAAAAACCAACAGCCGCTCCACTGACAACCTCAGGTCAGGAAGAGGGATCTGGTCTGAATGATAATGCTGTGGAAATTAGTCCAGAATGGTGTAGTCCTCGCAGGCAACACAGCGTCCTAGCAG GTGGGAAGAGAGTGTTTGACTCAGTCTACTCGCGAGACACTGGATCTGCAAAGAAACGGCTTTCATCATCTTTTAGAAGGCCAGAGGTTTCTGAACCAGACAATATTCcacaaaaaagacaaagaaaagctCCTTCCAATTGGTGGGAGACGCCACAGTCTCAGGAAACAGCCAATGAGCTTCCACCACCATGCAGTCCTCCTCCACAAAAGTCCCAACACAGTCCAAATAAAGTATCAAACACTCCTAAAAAGAAAGGAAATTTAGCAAAATCACAAAAAACAAAGAATCATGCCAAGAACATAAAACGAAAGATCGTCAACACACCAAAATCAATCAAACGGTCTTTAGCCTCAATGAATGCCATTTTTGCTTCtgcaaaaaatgaaaacattgtcAAAAGTGGACAAAGACGCAGAAAGCTGGGCCGCAGAAACCTCCTTCACTCTCTTGAGGACCAGTCGGATCACTCGAGTGAGACTATGGCCCACACTGATGATCAGATGCAGGGAATGAGCCACATGTCCTTGGGCTTCACCAGTGGTGTTACTGTGGAGCCATCagcaaacagaaataaaaccaCTGTCCGAGTTTCCAGTGGTTGTAACCGATTATCTGATGT tgACATAGATTTCAGAAGTGGGCCATCTTCAATGCTTGAGCTTCAGCAacatgatgaggatgatgatgatattg ATTTGCCATCATCTAGAATGACTCATGTGCGACAGACTGCACGGGTGTTGGCACGCTGTGATGTCTGTGGCCCTCCATTGCAGCCTGTTGTGCTAGAAGATGAGGACTGGAACAACCTACACGCGTGGTTCGCTCACCTGTGGCCCCCAGCATCTAAAA ATGGACAAGTTATTAGTCCTGATGACTTCCACTGGCACTCCCATGGAGGCAGAGCAATGGGTCACATGGTTGACCTCCAGAGCCGGTCTTTCTCTCACGGAAAGATTCTGTTGGGGTCTTTCATGAAGAAACCTCCGCAGGTGGACCTTGATACGATTTCG GTGTTCAGCGTTATCTCAAGTTGTGTGCGTGTTGATATTGAAGGTGTGAAGTCAGTCTTCAATTCTGGACAGGTGTTTATGATACCCTCTG gacAAATGTATTGCATCCACAACCTCTGTCAGGAACCAGCAGTGCTGATTTACCACAGGACACAGTCTGATGATACATAG